One Mycobacteroides salmoniphilum DNA segment encodes these proteins:
- a CDS encoding ANTAR domain-containing response regulator: MTGPQNTEPAAPAHRVLVAEDEALIRLDLVEMLQEEGYDVVGQAGDGQEAVDLAEELKPDLVIMDVKMPRRDGIDAASEIAAKRIAPIVILTAFSQRDLVEKARDAGAMAYLVKPFSKTDLVPAIEVAVSRFGELTALEKEVQTLADRLETRKLVERAKGVLQSTQGLTEPEAFKWIQRAAMDRRTTMKRVAEVVLETLDTGAPS, translated from the coding sequence ATGACCGGCCCTCAGAACACCGAACCGGCGGCACCCGCGCACCGCGTGCTCGTCGCCGAAGACGAAGCCCTCATCCGCCTCGACCTGGTCGAGATGCTCCAAGAGGAGGGCTATGACGTGGTAGGTCAGGCCGGGGACGGGCAGGAAGCCGTCGACCTCGCCGAAGAGCTCAAACCGGATCTGGTCATCATGGACGTGAAGATGCCGCGCCGGGATGGCATCGACGCCGCGTCGGAGATCGCCGCCAAGCGCATCGCCCCGATCGTGATCCTCACCGCATTCAGCCAACGCGACCTCGTGGAGAAGGCCCGCGACGCGGGCGCCATGGCCTACCTGGTGAAGCCGTTCTCCAAGACCGACCTGGTGCCTGCCATCGAGGTCGCCGTGAGCCGTTTTGGCGAGCTCACCGCGCTGGAGAAGGAAGTTCAGACCCTGGCTGACCGGCTGGAGACCCGCAAGCTTGTCGAGCGCGCCAAGGGCGTCCTGCAGTCAACCCAGGGCCTCACCGAACCCGAGGCGTTCAAATGGATCCAACGCGCCGCGATGGACCGCCGCACCACCATGAAGCGGGTTGCCGAAGTGGTGCTGGAAACACTCGATACCGGCGCGCCGAGCTGA
- a CDS encoding NAD-dependent epimerase/dehydratase family protein: MKVLITGHQGYLGTVMSQMAAEAGHEVVGLDSGLFADCVLGPALVEPPSIAVDLRDVTVDQLAGFDAVIHLAALSNDPLGALAPDLTYDINHHASVRLAQLAKDAGVGRYLYASTCSVYGSAGDDLVTENAPLKPLTPYAESKVRVEDDVAAIADSGFSPVFLRNATAFGYSPRLRADIVLNNLVGNAVITGEVRVLSDGTPWRPLVHARDIGSAFLECLTAPQDVIHCAAFNVGTEENNQTVAQIAEAAVSAVPNSTLTITGETGADPRSYRVDFSAIRAALPGYHAQWSIEAGAKELYEQCVAGNLTESMFRQSFTRLAHLKSLRESGAVDDTLRPVTR; this comes from the coding sequence GTGAAGGTTCTCATCACCGGCCATCAGGGCTATCTCGGTACCGTGATGTCGCAGATGGCCGCCGAGGCCGGTCACGAGGTGGTTGGTCTGGATTCGGGGCTATTCGCCGATTGTGTGCTGGGCCCGGCGCTCGTGGAACCGCCGTCCATTGCGGTCGACCTTCGTGATGTCACGGTCGATCAGCTGGCCGGCTTCGATGCGGTGATTCACTTGGCAGCGCTCTCGAACGATCCGCTCGGCGCGCTGGCGCCGGACCTTACCTACGACATCAACCATCACGCGTCGGTGCGGCTGGCGCAGCTGGCCAAGGACGCCGGAGTGGGCCGCTACCTCTACGCCTCGACGTGTTCGGTGTACGGGTCGGCGGGCGATGATCTGGTCACCGAGAACGCTCCCCTGAAACCCTTGACTCCGTACGCGGAAAGCAAGGTTCGCGTCGAGGACGATGTCGCGGCGATCGCCGACTCTGGTTTCTCCCCGGTGTTCCTGCGCAACGCCACAGCATTCGGATACTCACCCAGGCTTCGCGCCGATATCGTGCTGAACAACCTCGTCGGCAACGCCGTTATCACCGGTGAGGTCCGGGTACTCTCGGACGGAACACCCTGGCGCCCTTTGGTACACGCCCGCGACATCGGCTCCGCGTTCCTCGAGTGCCTCACGGCACCTCAGGACGTGATTCACTGCGCGGCGTTCAACGTCGGCACCGAGGAGAACAACCAGACGGTCGCACAGATCGCGGAGGCGGCCGTCTCCGCCGTACCCAACTCGACCCTGACCATCACGGGCGAGACGGGCGCAGATCCTCGCTCCTATCGCGTCGACTTCTCCGCGATCCGAGCCGCACTGCCCGGTTACCACGCGCAATGGTCGATCGAGGCGGGCGCCAAAGAGCTCTACGAGCAGTGCGTGGCCGGCAACCTCACCGAATCGATGTTCCGCCAGTCCTTCACGCGACTCGCCCACCTGAAGAGTCTGCGTGAATCGGGAGCAGTTGACGACACGCTGCGACCGGTCACCCGGTGA
- a CDS encoding class I SAM-dependent methyltransferase, which translates to MRCRLCDSTELLSVVDLGATPPCQKFLHTDELDLPEPTYPLHLRLCRDCMLLQIPALISPEDNFTEYAYFSSYSDSWVDHAHSYVTNSIARLGLSPDSVDDFMIEVASNDGYLLQHAVAAGIRCLGIEPSVNVGHAARDKGVPTLTAFLDEDTAARVRAEHGPARLVAANNVYAHIPDLRGFTRALRGLVADDGWVSIEVHHALNLIELGQFDTIYHEHFQYYTVLAAQRALAVGDLEVVDVELLDTHGGSIRVWARPRECGPEIAASVAEVLELERRAGLHELSGYERFRATTERIRLELLQFLLTCKAEGKTVVGYGAPGKGNTLLNYCGIRTDLLAYTVDRNPYKQGMFSPGTRIPVYSPGRIDEDKPDVVLVLPWNLEAEITNQLRHIGEWGGKLVYPLPQLHVVEPHVEPEGASV; encoded by the coding sequence GTGCGCTGCCGCTTGTGCGACTCGACCGAGCTGCTCAGCGTCGTCGATCTGGGTGCCACCCCGCCATGCCAGAAGTTTCTGCACACCGACGAGCTGGATCTGCCGGAGCCCACCTATCCTCTGCACCTGAGGCTGTGCCGGGATTGCATGTTGCTGCAAATTCCCGCGCTGATTAGCCCCGAAGACAACTTCACCGAATACGCCTACTTTTCGTCGTATTCCGACAGCTGGGTTGACCACGCGCACTCCTACGTCACCAACTCTATTGCGCGACTGGGACTTTCCCCGGACAGCGTCGACGACTTCATGATCGAGGTAGCCAGCAACGACGGCTATCTGCTTCAGCACGCGGTCGCCGCGGGTATCCGCTGCCTCGGTATCGAGCCCTCAGTAAATGTCGGGCACGCCGCGCGCGACAAAGGCGTTCCGACGCTGACGGCCTTCCTCGACGAGGACACCGCCGCCCGTGTCCGCGCCGAACACGGTCCCGCCCGCCTGGTCGCTGCGAACAATGTGTACGCGCACATCCCCGATCTGCGCGGGTTCACACGTGCTCTGCGCGGGCTCGTTGCCGATGATGGTTGGGTGAGCATCGAGGTGCATCACGCGCTCAACCTCATCGAGCTTGGCCAGTTTGACACCATCTACCACGAGCACTTCCAGTACTACACCGTGTTGGCGGCCCAAAGAGCCCTTGCTGTAGGCGATCTCGAAGTGGTCGATGTCGAACTCCTTGATACGCACGGTGGTTCGATAAGGGTCTGGGCACGCCCTCGCGAGTGCGGGCCCGAGATCGCAGCATCGGTCGCCGAGGTCCTGGAACTGGAACGGCGGGCGGGTCTGCACGAACTGTCTGGCTATGAACGATTCCGTGCGACGACCGAACGAATCCGCTTGGAACTCCTGCAGTTTCTCCTCACCTGTAAGGCCGAAGGCAAGACCGTCGTCGGCTACGGCGCACCTGGCAAGGGCAATACCCTGCTGAACTACTGCGGCATCCGCACCGACCTTCTTGCCTATACCGTCGACCGGAATCCCTATAAACAGGGCATGTTCAGTCCCGGCACGCGCATCCCGGTGTACTCCCCCGGGCGTATCGACGAAGACAAACCCGATGTGGTGCTGGTGCTCCCATGGAACCTGGAAGCCGAGATCACCAATCAATTGCGGCATATCGGCGAGTGGGGCGGAAAGCTTGTCTATCCCCTGCCCCAGCTGCATGTCGTGGAACCGCACGTTGAGCCCGAAGGAGCATCGGTATGA
- a CDS encoding nuclear transport factor 2 family protein, which yields MTLATLVDIHEITELKYRYARTLDNKLWDEFADTLTEDVQATYGTAVHGAPLEFTSRTGVVDYMRSSLTTDITSVHTMSHPEIQVDGDIATGSWAMSDVVIVPAHSVLITGTSYYTDRYRRDTDGKWRISYISYYRLYEAMQNTKDIGFNLIANRWSQ from the coding sequence ATGACCCTCGCCACACTCGTCGATATCCACGAGATCACCGAGCTCAAGTACCGCTATGCCCGCACTTTGGACAACAAACTATGGGACGAGTTCGCGGACACGCTCACCGAAGATGTTCAGGCGACGTACGGAACCGCGGTACACGGCGCGCCCCTCGAGTTCACCTCGCGCACAGGTGTTGTCGACTACATGCGGTCATCGCTGACGACCGATATCACCAGCGTGCACACCATGAGTCATCCCGAGATTCAGGTCGACGGCGACATCGCGACCGGCAGCTGGGCCATGAGTGATGTCGTCATCGTGCCGGCGCACAGCGTCCTCATCACCGGAACCTCGTACTACACCGACCGCTACCGCCGCGATACGGACGGGAAATGGCGGATCAGCTACATCTCCTATTACCGCCTCTACGAGGCCATGCAAAACACCAAGGACATCGGGTTCAACCTGATTGCGAACCGCTGGTCGCAGTAG
- a CDS encoding branched-chain amino acid ABC transporter substrate-binding protein yields MRARASVIMLGAVTLALAGCHAGTQSDESNQTTLKISPLVQIAQDGSEVPASNVKSAADPAGDGKAQCANISLAMAGALNGPDAALGINILDGAKLAIDKHNAANPGCQIKLREFDTEGLPQNASNIAPQIIGDPTIIGLIGPGFSGETKSTGQIFSEAGLVSTTASATNVTLTQQGWKTFFRGLANDGVQGPAVANYLKKTLGYKKICVVDDSTDYGSGLANAVRGTLGTDCNASVKKGDKDFSAAVTQLKSATPDAVFFGGYYAEAAPLVQQLRNAGVTATFVSADGTKDMEFVKQAGDSAKDALLSCPCGPASDTFAKEYTAKFSQEPGTYSTEGYDLATILVKGIDAGKTTRAGLVDWVRNYQGQGVAREYKWNENGELTSTLIWVYKVT; encoded by the coding sequence GTGCGTGCACGCGCGAGTGTGATCATGCTGGGCGCGGTGACCCTCGCCCTGGCCGGCTGTCATGCCGGCACTCAGTCGGACGAGTCGAATCAGACCACCCTGAAGATCTCGCCCTTGGTGCAGATCGCTCAGGACGGGTCCGAGGTACCTGCGTCCAACGTGAAGTCGGCGGCCGATCCCGCCGGTGATGGAAAGGCGCAGTGCGCCAATATTTCCCTGGCGATGGCCGGTGCACTCAACGGCCCGGATGCGGCGCTGGGAATCAACATTCTCGACGGGGCGAAACTGGCCATTGATAAGCACAACGCCGCTAATCCCGGATGCCAGATCAAACTCCGTGAGTTCGATACCGAGGGGCTGCCGCAGAATGCGAGCAATATTGCTCCGCAAATCATCGGCGACCCGACCATTATCGGGCTGATCGGGCCGGGGTTCTCTGGGGAAACCAAGTCGACGGGCCAGATCTTCAGTGAGGCCGGTCTGGTCTCCACGACCGCCTCGGCGACCAACGTGACACTCACCCAGCAGGGCTGGAAGACGTTCTTCCGGGGCCTGGCCAATGACGGAGTGCAGGGCCCCGCCGTTGCCAACTACCTCAAGAAGACGCTTGGGTACAAGAAGATCTGCGTGGTCGACGACAGCACCGACTACGGTTCCGGGCTTGCCAACGCGGTACGCGGGACGCTCGGAACCGACTGCAACGCCTCGGTGAAGAAGGGGGACAAGGACTTCTCCGCGGCGGTCACTCAGCTCAAGAGCGCCACACCTGATGCCGTGTTCTTCGGCGGTTACTACGCCGAAGCGGCCCCCTTGGTACAGCAGCTGCGCAACGCCGGAGTGACCGCGACGTTCGTGTCCGCGGACGGCACCAAGGACATGGAGTTCGTGAAGCAGGCGGGCGATTCCGCCAAGGACGCGCTGCTGTCCTGCCCGTGTGGGCCCGCGTCGGACACCTTCGCCAAGGAATACACCGCTAAGTTCTCACAGGAGCCGGGGACGTACAGCACCGAGGGGTATGACCTGGCGACGATCCTGGTCAAGGGAATCGACGCCGGAAAGACCACCCGGGCTGGATTGGTTGATTGGGTGCGGAACTACCAGGGGCAGGGTGTGGCGCGTGAGTACAAGTGGAACGAGAACGGAGAGCTAACCTCGACGCTTATCTGGGTGTATAAGGTCACGTAG
- a CDS encoding glucose-1-phosphate cytidylyltransferase — protein MKVVLFCGGFGMRMRNDAGDVIPKPLQMVGPRPLIWHVMKYYAYHGHKEFILCLGYGAEAIKDFFLGYNEAQSNDFVLAEGQVRLLKSDIADWTITFADTGAESPIGERLRRVRHHLGDDRYFLANYADVLTNAPLDDLVAKFQDSGAAASMLLVPPQSSFHTVDVNEGGSITDITAVSKLDMWENGGYFVLSQDVFDYLPAGGDLVEDACGSLAKEGRMFGYKFSGFWKPADTFKERAELDEGYRKGVRPWMVWEQEPATT, from the coding sequence ATGAAGGTCGTGCTTTTCTGCGGCGGCTTCGGAATGCGCATGCGCAACGACGCCGGCGATGTGATTCCGAAGCCCCTCCAGATGGTCGGACCACGGCCGCTCATCTGGCACGTGATGAAATACTATGCGTACCACGGGCATAAAGAATTTATTCTGTGTCTGGGTTACGGCGCCGAAGCCATCAAGGACTTCTTTCTCGGCTACAACGAGGCGCAGTCCAACGATTTCGTCTTGGCTGAAGGTCAGGTGCGGCTGTTGAAATCGGATATCGCGGATTGGACGATTACGTTCGCCGACACCGGCGCCGAATCGCCTATCGGTGAACGGCTTCGACGCGTCCGCCACCACCTCGGCGACGATCGCTACTTCCTTGCCAACTACGCCGACGTTCTCACCAACGCTCCCCTTGATGATCTGGTGGCCAAGTTCCAGGATTCCGGAGCCGCCGCGTCCATGCTGCTGGTTCCGCCGCAATCTTCCTTCCACACCGTGGATGTGAACGAGGGCGGATCCATCACCGATATCACCGCCGTCTCCAAGCTCGACATGTGGGAGAACGGCGGCTACTTCGTGCTGTCCCAAGATGTCTTCGACTATCTGCCCGCGGGCGGCGACCTGGTCGAGGATGCCTGCGGGTCGCTGGCCAAAGAGGGCAGGATGTTCGGCTACAAGTTCAGCGGGTTCTGGAAGCCGGCCGACACCTTCAAGGAACGTGCCGAGCTCGACGAGGGTTATCGCAAGGGCGTGCGCCCGTGGATGGTCTGGGAGCAGGAGCCCGCCACCACGTGA
- a CDS encoding PIG-L deacetylase family protein has protein sequence MIELSTGSVDEIALLAAHCDDIAIGMGGTLLTMATRRPGLRVRALALTGGGTERESEERAALAALCPGAEVTIDVLDFPDGRGPAHWNQIKDALTAFRRKSAASVVFAPQRHDAHQDHRLLATLAPTEFRDHLILGYEIIKWETDTPTPTVFQPLSDEIARSKADLIYTHYPSQRPHDWFDHETFLALARVRGVQCRHRYAEAFVLEKATISIGAAQ, from the coding sequence GTGATTGAACTCAGCACCGGATCTGTCGATGAAATCGCGCTCCTGGCAGCGCATTGCGACGATATCGCGATCGGTATGGGCGGCACGCTGCTGACCATGGCCACCCGCCGGCCCGGCTTACGGGTGCGGGCCCTCGCGCTGACCGGCGGCGGAACCGAGCGGGAGTCCGAGGAGCGGGCCGCGTTGGCGGCACTGTGTCCCGGCGCGGAAGTGACCATCGACGTGCTCGACTTTCCGGATGGGCGCGGCCCCGCGCATTGGAACCAGATCAAGGATGCCCTGACCGCCTTTCGCCGTAAGTCCGCGGCCTCGGTGGTCTTTGCTCCGCAGCGCCACGACGCCCATCAGGACCACCGGCTGCTGGCGACCCTGGCACCCACCGAATTTCGGGATCATCTGATCCTCGGCTACGAGATCATCAAGTGGGAGACGGACACCCCGACACCGACCGTGTTTCAGCCGCTCAGCGATGAGATCGCCCGCAGCAAGGCTGATCTCATCTACACGCACTATCCGTCGCAGCGACCGCATGATTGGTTTGACCACGAGACATTTCTCGCGTTGGCACGAGTGCGCGGTGTGCAGTGCCGCCACCGGTACGCCGAAGCGTTTGTACTGGAGAAAGCCACGATCTCTATAGGAGCAGCGCAGTGA